A window of Pirellula sp. SH-Sr6A contains these coding sequences:
- a CDS encoding dipeptide epimerase, producing MSITLRFRRYELTKRVALMISRSSSAGSSSCVVEIECDGIIGLGEAAEFEIPGYGESIEQIERDLASAAQWLGSMHATQRWAVETRLRSEGVGASVRAAIDMALYDWMGKSVGLPVWKMLGLEKSATGPTSVTIGINTPQGAQERLRKWQELGVIRGIKVKLGSPAGIEADKAMLEAIKEIAPSEAYIGIDANGGWDVATTIEMSRWLRDRGVVHIEQPLPVDQVEMLRDLHGRCALPLFIDESCRSAKDVLTWGPYVDGINIKITKVGGLSEALRMIAIAKAMGLQTMAGCYGNIALGNGAAHQLASLIDYIDLDSHLNISNDPTLGQPFENGFLVNQDTPGLGIQYA from the coding sequence ATGTCGATTACACTTCGCTTTCGCCGCTACGAGTTGACCAAACGGGTGGCGTTGATGATTAGCCGCAGCAGTTCGGCGGGCTCGTCCAGTTGCGTCGTCGAGATCGAATGCGATGGTATCATCGGGCTTGGCGAAGCGGCTGAGTTCGAAATCCCAGGCTATGGCGAATCGATCGAGCAGATCGAGCGAGACCTTGCGAGTGCCGCCCAATGGCTTGGGTCGATGCACGCGACGCAACGCTGGGCAGTGGAAACCCGATTGCGCAGCGAAGGAGTTGGTGCGTCGGTTCGCGCTGCCATCGACATGGCCTTGTACGATTGGATGGGGAAATCGGTCGGGCTTCCGGTTTGGAAAATGTTGGGTTTGGAAAAATCCGCCACGGGCCCCACCTCTGTGACCATCGGTATCAACACACCTCAGGGCGCGCAAGAACGATTGCGGAAGTGGCAAGAGCTAGGCGTCATTCGAGGTATCAAAGTCAAGCTCGGATCCCCGGCCGGCATAGAAGCAGACAAAGCGATGTTGGAGGCGATCAAAGAGATCGCACCTTCGGAGGCTTACATCGGAATCGATGCCAATGGAGGCTGGGATGTGGCGACGACCATAGAAATGTCGCGCTGGCTGCGAGATCGAGGTGTAGTCCATATCGAACAGCCACTGCCGGTCGATCAAGTGGAAATGCTACGAGACCTGCATGGTCGCTGCGCGCTGCCTCTCTTTATCGACGAGAGCTGCAGGTCTGCAAAAGATGTCCTCACTTGGGGACCTTATGTCGACGGAATCAATATCAAAATCACAAAAGTGGGTGGGCTTTCCGAAGCCTTGCGCATGATTGCGATCGCCAAGGCGATGGGATTGCAAACGATGGCTGGCTGCTACGGCAATATCGCCTTAGGGAATGGTGCTGCACATCAACTGGCTTCCCTTATTGACTACATCGACCTCGACAGTCATTTGAACATCAGCAACGACCCGACGCTGGGTCAACCGTTCGAGAACGGCTTCTTGGTAAATCAAGACACTCCAGGATTAGGGATCCAGTATGCCTAG
- a CDS encoding DUF1611 domain-containing protein: MPRHPLYRADDQLALLMHDGLTSDRGKTGLAMLRFAPERVVVVIDKKHAGGDLREITGIPLDQPIPIVASGKESLAFKPSTMAIGIAPGGGRLPEEWFCDIEDAVAGGMNVLNGLHVKLNEDARLSSNLKPNQWIWDIRQEPDGLGVANGSARLLPCQRVLFVGTDMSIGKMSAAIAFDRAAKARGIRSKFMATGQTGIMLAGDGIPLDAVRIDFAGGAVQQEVIECAKGHDVIWIEGQGSFLNPASTATLPLLRGSQATHMVLVHKSYRTHIRFTEWAKIPHLNDVIHMYETVAHAGGTFAPTRVACIALNTHGLSDAEVRYEIDKTEAETGLPTDDVVRHGAEKLLQAIDGLPS; the protein is encoded by the coding sequence ATGCCTAGGCACCCGCTATACCGCGCCGACGACCAACTCGCTCTGCTCATGCACGATGGTTTGACCTCGGATCGAGGCAAAACGGGCTTGGCGATGCTTCGATTTGCACCGGAACGAGTGGTAGTCGTCATCGACAAAAAGCATGCTGGTGGCGATCTGCGAGAAATCACGGGAATACCGCTCGACCAACCGATTCCAATCGTCGCTTCGGGTAAAGAATCTCTTGCATTCAAACCATCGACGATGGCGATCGGAATTGCGCCGGGAGGAGGGCGATTGCCCGAAGAGTGGTTTTGCGATATCGAAGATGCGGTAGCAGGGGGTATGAATGTACTGAACGGGCTTCACGTAAAGCTGAACGAAGACGCACGTTTGTCGAGCAATCTTAAGCCGAATCAGTGGATCTGGGACATTCGACAGGAACCCGATGGGTTAGGGGTCGCCAATGGATCCGCGAGGCTCCTCCCTTGCCAACGCGTTCTCTTTGTGGGAACCGACATGTCGATTGGTAAGATGTCGGCAGCAATTGCCTTTGACCGAGCCGCAAAGGCTCGCGGAATTCGATCCAAGTTCATGGCGACGGGGCAAACTGGAATCATGCTAGCGGGCGATGGAATCCCCCTCGATGCGGTCCGAATCGATTTTGCCGGAGGTGCAGTCCAACAGGAAGTGATCGAGTGCGCAAAGGGGCACGATGTTATCTGGATCGAAGGGCAAGGTTCGTTTTTGAATCCAGCCTCTACCGCAACACTTCCATTGCTTCGTGGATCGCAAGCGACCCATATGGTCCTGGTCCACAAGTCATATAGGACACACATCCGATTTACGGAGTGGGCCAAGATCCCACACTTGAACGACGTGATTCACATGTATGAAACCGTCGCGCATGCAGGTGGGACTTTTGCACCAACCCGAGTGGCTTGTATCGCGCTCAACACGCACGGTTTAAGCGACGCCGAAGTTCGTTATGAAATCGACAAGACCGAAGCGGAAACGGGTCTCCCAACCGATGACGTCGTCCGGCACGGCGCGGAGAAGTTACTTCAAGCGATCGACGGATTGCCTTCGTGA
- a CDS encoding PIG-L deacetylase family protein, whose amino-acid sequence MTKVLVLGAHPDDAEYFAGGLLARHAHAGSEIRIVSVTNGQSGHQSIPSSELIAIRRQEAASSGAVIGATYVTGEFPDGYLQPTLELREFIIREIRQFAPDLVLTHRPFDYHPDHRAVGQAVQDASYMVLVPKVVPDCPPPMHEPLVAYMNDLFTRPAPFRADVVLDVTPQLDSILAMIACHRSQFFDWMPWIDRISDQVPKTVPEQLVWLRRWYLERMGARTERFWKGAGNPLIVEAFEFSEYAGRPNATLLSKLFPPDR is encoded by the coding sequence AAAGGTTTTGGTTTTGGGAGCCCATCCCGATGATGCGGAATACTTCGCAGGCGGACTCTTGGCTCGACATGCTCACGCAGGGTCCGAAATACGGATCGTGAGTGTCACCAATGGTCAATCGGGACACCAGTCTATTCCTTCTTCTGAGCTCATTGCGATTCGTCGACAAGAGGCAGCGAGTTCCGGGGCTGTGATAGGAGCCACCTATGTCACAGGAGAATTTCCAGACGGCTATCTACAACCAACGCTGGAACTGCGAGAGTTTATTATCCGAGAGATACGTCAGTTTGCCCCTGATTTGGTTCTCACCCATCGCCCGTTTGATTACCACCCGGATCACCGAGCGGTTGGGCAAGCGGTGCAGGACGCCTCGTACATGGTGCTGGTGCCAAAAGTCGTACCAGATTGCCCGCCCCCCATGCACGAACCCCTCGTCGCCTACATGAATGATTTGTTCACACGTCCTGCACCGTTTCGTGCAGACGTGGTGCTGGATGTAACGCCGCAACTCGATTCTATCTTGGCGATGATCGCGTGCCATCGCTCGCAATTCTTCGACTGGATGCCCTGGATCGACCGCATCTCCGACCAAGTCCCTAAGACCGTGCCGGAACAGCTTGTCTGGCTCCGTCGCTGGTATCTCGAGCGAATGGGAGCTCGCACAGAACGTTTCTGGAAAGGTGCAGGTAACCCCCTCATCGTGGAAGCGTTTGAGTTTTCGGAGTATGCGGGTCGCCCCAATGCAACACTTTTATCCAAACTCTTCCCTCCCGATCGGTAA